Proteins from a genomic interval of Rhodococcus rhodochrous:
- a CDS encoding RNA polymerase sigma factor, with amino-acid sequence MAATDIHTADSANESAPVADASSVAGAADSAEGTAPGAKPPAKKTAAKKAPAKKAAAKKAPAKKAAAKKTTAKKAAKKATKAAGSGDEDFDATEEADLADLEVSEGDLAGAEDVVVEDDEPSEKDKASGDFVWDEEESEALRQARKDAELTASADSVRAYLKQIGKVALLNAEEEVELAKRIEAGLYATHMLQQLAEKGEKLPVAQRRDLNWICRDGNRAKNHLLEANLRLVVSLAKRYTGRGMAFLDLIQEGNLGLIRAVEKFDYTKGYKFSTYATWWIRQAITRAMADQARTIRIPVHMVEVINKLGRIQRELLQDLGREPTPEELAKEMDITPEKVLEIQQYAREPISLDQTIGDEGDSQLGDFIEDSEAVVAVDAVSFTLLQDQLQSVLETLSEREAGVVRLRFGLTDGQPRTLDEIGQVYGVTRERIRQIESKTMSKLRHPSRSQVLRDYLD; translated from the coding sequence GTGGCAGCCACCGACATCCACACCGCTGATTCCGCCAACGAATCGGCACCCGTTGCGGACGCTTCGAGCGTCGCAGGCGCTGCGGACTCCGCGGAGGGTACCGCTCCCGGTGCCAAGCCGCCGGCGAAGAAGACCGCTGCGAAGAAGGCCCCCGCGAAGAAGGCAGCCGCCAAGAAGGCTCCTGCGAAGAAGGCAGCCGCCAAGAAGACCACCGCGAAGAAGGCAGCAAAGAAGGCCACGAAGGCTGCAGGTTCGGGCGACGAGGACTTCGACGCCACCGAGGAAGCGGACCTCGCAGACCTCGAGGTCTCGGAGGGTGATCTCGCCGGCGCCGAGGATGTGGTGGTCGAGGACGACGAGCCCAGCGAGAAGGACAAGGCCTCGGGCGACTTCGTCTGGGACGAGGAGGAGTCCGAGGCGCTGCGTCAGGCACGCAAGGACGCCGAGCTCACCGCCTCGGCCGACTCCGTGCGCGCCTACCTCAAGCAGATCGGCAAGGTCGCCCTCCTCAACGCCGAGGAGGAGGTGGAGCTCGCCAAGCGCATCGAGGCCGGTCTGTACGCGACCCACATGCTGCAGCAGCTGGCGGAGAAGGGCGAGAAGCTCCCCGTCGCCCAGCGCCGCGACCTGAACTGGATCTGCCGCGACGGCAACCGGGCCAAGAACCACCTGCTCGAGGCGAACCTCCGTCTCGTCGTCTCGCTCGCCAAGCGCTACACCGGCCGCGGCATGGCGTTCCTGGACCTGATCCAGGAAGGCAACCTCGGTCTGATCCGCGCGGTCGAGAAGTTCGACTACACCAAGGGTTACAAGTTCTCCACCTACGCGACCTGGTGGATCCGTCAGGCCATCACCCGTGCCATGGCCGACCAGGCCCGCACCATCCGTATCCCGGTGCACATGGTCGAGGTCATCAACAAGCTCGGTCGTATCCAGCGCGAGCTGCTCCAGGATCTGGGCCGCGAGCCCACGCCCGAGGAGCTCGCCAAGGAAATGGACATCACGCCGGAGAAGGTGCTGGAGATCCAGCAGTACGCGCGTGAGCCCATCTCCCTCGACCAGACGATCGGCGACGAGGGCGACAGCCAGCTCGGCGACTTCATCGAGGACTCCGAGGCCGTCGTGGCCGTCGACGCCGTCTCCTTCACCCTGCTGCAGGATCAGCTGCAGTCGGTGCTCGAGACCCTGTCCGAGCGCGAAGCGGGCGTCGTGCGTCTGCGCTTCGGCCTCACCGACGGCCAGCCGCGCACCCTCGACGAGATCGGTCAGGTCTACGGCGTGACGCGCGAGCGCATCCGCCAGATCGAGTCGAAGACCATGTCGAAGCTGCGCCACCCGTCGCGGTCGCAGGTGCTGCGCGACTACCTCGACTGA
- a CDS encoding DUF952 domain-containing protein, translating to MTETLLHIISRDDWDRFRPLGAVVPDSLGTQGFVHLSTPHQVHLPADRLYVGRTDLLLLRVDPTRLVDPLRFEPGVPEDPESMRFPHLYGPLPVDAVVEVTPYLPGPDGRFPPLDRERADAVGPED from the coding sequence ATGACCGAGACCCTGCTGCACATCATCTCCCGCGACGATTGGGACCGCTTCCGACCCCTCGGGGCGGTCGTGCCGGACTCCCTCGGGACCCAGGGTTTCGTCCACCTGTCGACCCCGCACCAGGTGCACCTGCCCGCCGACCGGTTGTACGTCGGCCGCACGGACCTCCTCCTGCTGCGCGTCGACCCGACGCGCCTCGTCGACCCGCTCCGTTTCGAACCCGGCGTACCGGAGGACCCGGAGTCGATGCGCTTTCCTCACCTCTACGGGCCCCTGCCCGTCGACGCCGTCGTGGAGGTGACGCCCTACCTGCCGGGACCGGACGGTCGGTTCCCGCCCCTGGACCGGGAGCGAGCGGACGCCGTCGGTCCGGAGGACTAG
- a CDS encoding cation:proton antiporter, translating to MDTTTLALIELGAVFFGLGVLGRLAARIGMSPFPFYLIGGLCFGNGGFIQLGDIGAFSHIASEIGVVLLLLLLGLEYTANELISGLRRSRMAGLLDLALNAVPGAAVALILGLGPIGAFVLAGVTYISSSGIVAKVLADLGRLGNRETPVVLSILVFEDLAMAVYLPILTAILAGVSLLGGLEAVAISLGLVTVVLVLVVRYGRYVSVVLDSPDRETLLLKLLGAALLVAGMASALQVSAAVGAFLLGIAISGSTAHNAVRVLEPLRDLFAAIFFVFFGLNTDPTAIPPVLGWAILLAVLTALTKLVTGWIAAARHGIAVMGRARAGAALIARGEFSIVIAGLAVASGHVDSRLAAIASAYVMITAVLGPVAARIVEPVMRFASTRLPGGDERQRLPGDEPELL from the coding sequence ATGGACACGACGACACTCGCACTCATCGAACTGGGTGCGGTGTTCTTCGGACTCGGCGTCCTCGGACGGCTCGCGGCGCGGATCGGCATGTCGCCGTTCCCGTTCTATCTGATCGGCGGCCTGTGCTTCGGCAACGGTGGCTTCATCCAGCTCGGCGACATCGGGGCGTTCAGTCACATCGCCAGCGAGATCGGCGTGGTCCTGCTGCTGTTGCTGCTCGGTCTCGAGTACACCGCGAACGAGTTGATCAGCGGCCTGCGACGCTCCCGGATGGCAGGTCTGCTCGACCTCGCCCTGAACGCGGTGCCGGGAGCCGCCGTCGCGCTGATCCTGGGTCTCGGACCCATCGGCGCCTTCGTGCTCGCGGGTGTCACCTACATCTCGTCGTCCGGGATCGTGGCGAAGGTCCTCGCCGATCTGGGGCGCCTCGGCAACCGCGAGACCCCGGTCGTCCTGTCGATCCTCGTCTTCGAGGATCTCGCGATGGCCGTCTACCTCCCGATCCTCACTGCGATCCTGGCGGGCGTGAGTCTGCTCGGCGGCCTCGAAGCCGTCGCGATCTCACTCGGTCTCGTCACCGTGGTGTTGGTGCTGGTGGTGCGATACGGGCGCTACGTCTCGGTCGTGCTCGACAGCCCCGATCGGGAAACGCTGTTGCTCAAGCTGCTCGGCGCGGCATTGTTGGTGGCGGGAATGGCGTCGGCCCTACAGGTGTCCGCGGCCGTGGGTGCCTTCCTGCTGGGCATCGCCATCTCCGGTTCGACGGCACACAACGCGGTCCGGGTCCTCGAACCGCTCCGCGACCTGTTCGCCGCCATCTTCTTCGTCTTCTTCGGACTCAACACCGATCCGACGGCGATACCGCCGGTGCTCGGCTGGGCGATCCTGCTGGCCGTGCTAACCGCGCTGACGAAGCTCGTCACCGGATGGATCGCGGCGGCCCGTCACGGTATCGCTGTGATGGGCCGGGCGCGCGCCGGCGCGGCACTCATCGCCCGGGGAGAGTTCTCCATCGTGATCGCCGGACTGGCCGTGGCCTCCGGTCACGTCGACAGTCGCCTCGCGGCGATCGCCTCGGCATACGTGATGATCACCGCGGTGCTCGGTCCCGTGGCCGCGCGGATCGTCGAACCGGTGATGCGGTTCGCATCCACACGACTCCCCGGAGGCGACGAGCGACAGCGCCTTCCCGGAGACGAACCGGAGCTTCTCTAG
- a CDS encoding cation:proton antiporter regulatory subunit, whose translation MIVDVTPLPGIGVRKDFELASGRRIGVITHRDGHSDLIISKAGDPDACAASLPLTVEEAATLSNLLGAPQLVAQLREDHRELPGILTRQLHVNEDSRFDGAVLGDTALRTRTGVSVVAVMRAGQVMPSPTPDFVLTGGDILVAVGTADGLDAVARILRNG comes from the coding sequence ATGATCGTCGACGTGACGCCGCTTCCCGGGATCGGTGTACGCAAGGACTTCGAACTGGCCTCCGGGCGCCGCATCGGGGTGATCACCCATCGGGACGGTCACAGCGACCTCATCATCTCGAAGGCGGGCGACCCCGACGCGTGTGCGGCTTCCCTGCCTCTCACCGTCGAGGAGGCGGCGACGCTCAGCAATCTGCTCGGTGCCCCACAGCTCGTCGCACAGTTGCGTGAAGACCACCGCGAACTGCCCGGAATCCTCACCCGACAGCTCCATGTCAACGAGGATTCCCGGTTCGACGGAGCGGTACTGGGCGACACCGCGTTGCGCACCCGCACCGGTGTGTCCGTCGTGGCCGTGATGCGTGCCGGTCAGGTCATGCCGTCTCCGACACCCGACTTCGTTCTCACGGGTGGGGACATCCTGGTGGCGGTCGGCACGGCCGACGGTCTCGACGCGGTCGCCAGGATCCTGCGCAACGGCTGA
- a CDS encoding DUF7455 domain-containing protein, translating to MPGTLTSPKLTAADRCDRCNAAARVRAVLPTGGELLFCGHHANEHTDRLRELGATIVSESDATV from the coding sequence ATGCCCGGTACGTTGACCAGCCCGAAGTTGACCGCTGCAGATCGCTGCGATCGGTGCAATGCCGCCGCTCGTGTCCGCGCCGTCCTTCCGACCGGCGGAGAACTGTTGTTCTGCGGGCACCACGCGAACGAGCACACCGACCGCCTCCGTGAACTCGGAGCGACGATCGTGAGCGAGTCCGACGCCACCGTGTGA